The DNA window GATCTTAACTTACCTTTCTGGCAACGTACCTGGTTCATAACACTTCTTTTTCTCATGGCATTATCTTTCTTCGCCATCGCCCTTGTCCTTTTCCTCACTCTTGACTCCGATTACACCTCCACCCCTGTCTCCGCCGCTTCTGAAGGCGTTCAGGtatcattattattactatttctACAACCCAGATCTCATTATAATGTTGTTTAAACTCTCTCGATTGATTCACACAGATTACTTATGGATCTGTAATCAAACTTATGCACGAAAAGACTAAATTCCGTCTGCATTCACATGATGTTCCTTATGGTTCTGGTAGTGGGCAGCAGTCTGTTACTGGGTTCTCCACTGTTGAAGATTCTAACAGCTACTGGGTATGTATGttgattaatttgaaaaaaaaacgtAGCTTTTATGCTTATTATGATGTGGTGTATACTAGATTGTAAGGAATGCAGCTGATAAAAGTGCAAAACAAGGAGATTCTATTAAGAGTGGAAGTTCAATTAGATTGCAACATATGAAAACTAGAAAATGGCTTCATAGCCATCTACATGCTTCACCCATATCTGGCAATCTAGAGGTTAGTTTTAGCAAGCAAGAAAATACTGTTTTTGTTTTCCTATTGATGAATGTTGATGATGGATTGGAAGTATGTTACGTATAGGTTAGCTGCTATGGAGGGGAGAATGAATCAGACACTGGTGACTATTGGAAGTGAGAACATCACCATGATCATAATTGATTTGGTTGGGAATgagtagtaataataataatacaatctTCTTCTGTTGCATATTGATTATACAGAGTTGAAATAGAGGGAAATGGTAAGACATGGAGACAAGGTCAAAGGGTGAGACTTCATCATGTTGATACAGGTGGTTACCTACATAGTCATGACAAGAAATACACTAGAATTGCTGGGGGTCAACAAGAGGTAAGTTTTGttcaaaaacaaataactaGAAAATTTCTGAACAATAACTAATAATGTTGATTGTGGTGCAGGTTTGCGGTGTTAAAGAAAAGAAAGCCGATAATGTTTGGTTGGCGGCCGAAGGTGTATATCTACCGGTTGCGGAAACCAAATGAGAATCATCTATATGCAATTCCTAGATTATTTTGGCACAAATTGTTTGTGATTAGCTACTGTAAGTTGTTGGACTATGACTGACTCACTTATGCATCTTTTGAGTTTGTCAATAACTACACTATAGATTGTGAGAGTTTGTTTTAACAACACTAAGTTCTTCTATAATGCATTCATTATTCAATAGTATTATTCTTACAAGAAAACATgcaaactaataatatatatgttccttgattttgtctttaatTTGTATCTTATTAAAACTATAATACTTTTGCCTTTTactaatgatatatataatgtttcTCCTTTGGTTGATTTTTCCATCTTACTTGGTTCTGTCCACTGATTTTCAATAGCTATTAGCAGAGATGTCCATTGCTTTCAGTTTGTTTAGGTGTTGGTTGaaagtttattttgattatttaaaagaaattgatgagtgatgattttgaaggattgggatatttttttttttgttaatgttaatcaaataaatttttattttgaaatataagatattttaattaattaatgaacttATCTATGTTTTTCTGACCTAAACAGTTGGgggataatttttcaataaaaatcacttaaatttttttgttcttGTTCTGCCCTTTATTTTGGTTAtacactattttatatatattgtttaaatatagttatttcagaattatttgatttttaaaaaaattaaataaataatatttataagacCCATGCCAAATTTAGGTCCAAAAAGTTAAGATATTTATGTGAGATATGAGGCAGGAGTTTGGGGGCCAACCATACTATAGTACAAACTACAAAGATCTAaagcatatataaaaaaacaatatttttaactaaatgaAATGCAATTAAAAGTTGAGagttaatgaatattttatttatagatgtCAATTTAGGGCCGATAAATTTTGACCCGACATGAAAACACGacccgagtcgaatacgaaAAATCAAATTAGGGTCATGTATTTTTTGTTCGGGTCAAAACCAGGTCGATTtgtttaacctgattaataaatatgttaaaatcgAGTCAACATAAAATGACCCAAAGTAGACCCGATAACTCGTTTGTAAGTTGTTTTTGTTGAGTATTATGTTATTCTTTCTTATCAACttactcattttcttttgtaaaacttattataaaacagatttgtgatttaacttaattttttttttttgttgatgtcattttattttaaaacaaatatgtgaattaattatatcagTTTTGATTTGAGTTAGGTAAATTAAGTCCAACAAGTTATATTCGAAATTAGAGATTTTGACCtaaattacaaaacaaattAGATTCAGGTTAATATCGTTCAACTCGTTAATATGTGAACCTGAACTCGCCAACCTGAAATTGACACAAATTGTCACCCATAAGGTCAATTACATATTAAGTTAACGAAATTTGAAATCATCATTTTgtataattctaataataaaaattttcaaattgtgATTTTTGAAAGAAGAGATTCAAAATCTCGATTATCCTGTCAATTAGAAGTTagaactaatttatatatatatttttcgtttaagacttttaataaatataaatttcaaagaATAACAAAATGTActaatctatttaataaaaagtaaaacatAGAAACATGTCCTTACTCAAAAGTATTTAGAGATTTtacattttcatatattatattatattaaacactaaaaatataaataaatctccTTAAATATTACAAAGTAAAATCACACAAATGCTCATTAtcctatatattaataatttttatttaaattatttaaatataaaaaataaataaatttggataAAAATCCATTGCCACtcacaaaaatcaataaaatcttTTTGTCTATATTTCTGGCCTCATATGAATGATAAATATCTAAACTTTGACCTAATCCGTCTCCTGTGGCTACCCATCGAACCTTGCCATCACCCGCTTCGTGCGCCTCTCCGAATCGGCTCATCTATCTCTCCATCGTCGGTTCGTAACCCTTTTTGGCCGATTCTCTCATCTGCAGCTCTTCAATTCCTCACATATCTACCTGGTAAGCTTTCTCGATTCATTCTCCATCGTCAGTTCTGTGTTAATCGTTCCTTTTATTGCCTATGTTTGCAGATGTTCTTTGGAAATTCATATGCAATATTCGATTTTGTGAAAAGGGTCAGAATTATTTGACCTAATTGTGAAAAGGGAAAATGTCTCTGTTACAGAAAAGCGATTTGATCCATATTCGCGAGGTTTGGGATTATAACCTAGAGGAAGAATTTGCTCTGATTCGTGAACTAGTTGATGATTATCCAATCATAGCAATGGATACAGAGTTCCCTGGTATTGTACTTCGTCCAGTTGGTAATTTCAAAAACAGTAACGATTATCATTACCAGACATTGAAAGACAATGTAGATTTGTTAAAATTGATTCAATTAGGTTTAACATTCTCTGACGAGCAAGGTAATTTACCCACCTGTGGCACGGGTAAGAGCTGTGTATGGCAGTTCAATTTCCGCGAATTCAATGTACATGAAGATGTCTACGCCAACGATTCAATTGAGCTGTTGAAACACAGCGGAATCGACTTCACCAAGAACAACGAGAACGGAATAAACTCTAACAGATTCGCGGAGCTCTTGATGTCATCTGGGGTTGTATTGAATGATAATGTGTATTGGGTAACATTCCATAGTGGATACGATTTTGGATATTTGCTTAAGGTTTTGACTTGTCAAAATCTACCCGAAACTCaagctggtttctttgaattgATAAACATGTATTTTCCAGTTCTGTATGATATTAAGCACTTGATGAAGTTCTGTAATAGTCTTCATGGTGGATTGAACAAGCTGGCTGAGCTATTGGAGGTAGAACGAGTTGGAATTTGTCACCAAGCTGGTTCGGATAGTTTGCTCACGGCTACTACCTTTAGGAAGTTGAAAGAGAACTTCTTTAGCGGTTCGCTTGATATGTATGCGGGTGTTTTGTATGGTTTAGGGGTCGAGAATTGAGTGAAAAGAAAGATTAGTTTATATGAGATATTGttgagtatatttttttttttacagtttaCAGTTAAGATTGCATACTTTTGGCAACATTGTCTCTTCTAAATCTTTTATAATATCATCATTCAAAAtccttgtttttgttaattgcTACTTGCTAATAGAATACTTCGTTTCTGGTAAAGAATCtctttattgtttaataaaggaaatgaaagaacagaAGAGAAGAGGAGAGCCATCCATGTAACAAGAGAATATGTTCCACCTTGAATGTTAGTACTTCATGAACATGCAGATTATGTGGTTAGTTAACACTAACCAATcaattaatctttaattaattagggtTCTTTCTTTAAATTAGTCCCACATTAACCTGGTTTTGGATTCCTCTAGACTGCTTTTGAGTTTTGACTACAATAATTAGATCATAGTCCATGACCCATCCAGAGAATAAGAGTTTCTTTTTGGTAAGAATCGAATATGAGACATTTAATCTCTTAAGTATGTGTACCGAGTTAACTGATTTAACTGATGTGTGCTCTTACATATTCTCACCTATTTTCACCCGACAATCACGAGCTCAACTTTTCAAGTTTTGTACTCCAATCtatgagaataaaaaattgtgGATTGAACTGAGAATCAAAGGGTAGCTATTATTATTCAAAGTACTAACCTACTACCTCCACTTCATTTTGGACCTCATGtgagtaataataatagtaacaTTGTTCCAAATATGCATAGTTTTCAACTTTCTTTCTAGTCATCAAGTAACAATCATTGCTTTAAAAAATTCCTTCATTTAGTAATTAAAGTTATTACAATTTGGCATAGAACACTAGTatgtatatgaataaaaatcAAGGAATGCATGATACAAATATCAggaaattaatttattgatacAATCGATATAGTAAACCAATGCATACACTATGATGTGTAGGGACGGATTTATGTTAGGGACAGCCCaccctgaaaaaaaaaaattcttaagaGAAATATAACATTacctcataattttttaatttttttaatttatttctctaatTCATAGAAAATAGGTAAGACATATATTTATTCACttgttttatccataattttcatgttaattttgtaaGCACTCCAATTTTCTGTCTCGGACGATTTGAGTCTAGACCACCCATGATCCAATGAATACGAtcatgattattatatatataatcttttaaaataaataatatagatcAATGATCATCACATGAATTCATGGGTGTTGCTCCACTTTGACAAATATTTCAAAGGAAATATTTATGCTGGATATGATCTCTAGTTCATTCTTAGTTGGTGGTGCAATGCATTAGGGTTATTGAATGTCAAAATATTGATTGATCATGTTCTCTTTATGGATAGACAATAGAAAGTGGAGGAGCTTGGAAGAGAACCCATCACTCCTTTTAATTGACCTTATTTGACAACAAAAGTTTTTTCTTCCACAATTATAATTtcattcaaacataaaaatattattttattttctttacacTCTGCCAATCCTA is part of the Impatiens glandulifera chromosome 1, dImpGla2.1, whole genome shotgun sequence genome and encodes:
- the LOC124918674 gene encoding stromal cell-derived factor 2-like protein, coding for MALSFFAIALVLFLTLDSDYTSTPVSAASEGVQITYGSVIKLMHEKTKFRLHSHDVPYGSGSGQQSVTGFSTVEDSNSYWIVRNAADKSAKQGDSIKSGSSIRLQHMKTRKWLHSHLHASPISGNLEVSCYGGENESDTGDYWKVEIEGNGKTWRQGQRVRLHHVDTGGYLHSHDKKYTRIAGGQQEVCGVKEKKADNVWLAAEGVYLPVAETK
- the LOC124918676 gene encoding probable CCR4-associated factor 1 homolog 7, yielding MSLLQKSDLIHIREVWDYNLEEEFALIRELVDDYPIIAMDTEFPGIVLRPVGNFKNSNDYHYQTLKDNVDLLKLIQLGLTFSDEQGNLPTCGTGKSCVWQFNFREFNVHEDVYANDSIELLKHSGIDFTKNNENGINSNRFAELLMSSGVVLNDNVYWVTFHSGYDFGYLLKVLTCQNLPETQAGFFELINMYFPVLYDIKHLMKFCNSLHGGLNKLAELLEVERVGICHQAGSDSLLTATTFRKLKENFFSGSLDMYAGVLYGLGVEN